GTGGCTTTGAAGAACAAGGAGAAAGTCTCTCTGCTAATACGAGACTGGGGCAGCGAAGATATTCCCCAAGAGGATCCATCGTCATCAGAAGAATCTCAGACATTCTCTGAAGCATCTCTGCCTTTTTCAGAAGCGTCTCAATCTCTATCAGAAGCGTCTGTAAATCCGGAGTCTGTTCAGTAAATCAATTAGTAGATCAATATTTAAATTTATTTTCATCATGCGTAAAATCAAGGAAATCATCATTCATTGTAGCGCGACCAAGGAAGGTCGTGATTACACCGTAGCCGACATCGACCGCTGGCATCGAGATCGTGGCTTTTTCTGCATCGGCTATCATTTTGTAATTTATCGTGACGGAAGCATCCACGTGGGCCGTTCTGTAGAAGAAGTAGGCGCCCACTGCAGAGGTCACAATCTTGTGAGCATCGGTATCTGCTACATCGGCGGTTTGTCGAAGAACGGCAAGCCTAAAGACACCCGTACGCCCCAGCAGAAGGCTGCCATGAAATCCCTCATCGAACAGTTGAAGGAGGAATATCCCGGGGCTACTATCCACGGGCACAACGAGTTCGCCAGCAAGGCTTGTCCTTGTTTCGACGTGAAGGAAGAATTTGGCTAAACTGATGGGTATTATAATAGGGAACGCACTGCGTTCCCTATTATAATTATCTATTACTTTCCGATGCAACATGTGGATGTTGCTGATAGTTAAGCTTTTATCTTTTAAACGGTACAACTACCCTTTTTACAAGTGCAGAGAAAATGAACAACAAATGTAATCTGCTTATTCTCAACCTGTTAGCGATGAAGTTGTACCGTTCCTTTTAGCCTTTTTTGTAAGATTCTGGAAAGAAATGCAATGCATTGTTTCTCAGCCTCTTCCGTTTCTTGTGTTACAGAACGCTTATCTGGTTGCAAAGATACAGATTTATATTGGATTAGAGCAAACTATTATCTTAAAAAATATTATTTCACAGTTGCTTTTTGGATAACGTCTTTGACACTGTTACGAAATGCCTACTGCCACCATTCAAGAGTGTAGAACAAAGTAAGCTCCGTCATGCCTGTCTCTCCAAGAAGAAAACCTTTGTAGAGCAAACCAATCACTCACCAAATGACTATGAGAAAGTGGCTTCTGACTCTATTGTTAAAGTACCATTGCAAACTATACATGAACCAGAGGTTATTTGGAACGACAATAGTGACAAACAAGATGAACGGCTTCGATAATAAGCCTGTATTGATGAAATAACACAAGGAATAAAATAATCTTGAAATCTCATGCAAGTTTTTGATTCCTTTTGCGTTTATTGAATAGATATAACCCTTTAATATCAAGAAGCGTATGAAAATTAGAATGATTTTTTTGATGACAATGCTCAGCATCGTTTCTTTTACAGGTTGTGATATGACTGAGGAACCTAGCGGACCAGTTACAGTTATAGACTATGAGTTCGATAGGACTTATATTATTAACAACGATGGATGCTGTGTGCTTAAAGGATTAAAGCCCGTAAGTGCTGCTGACATTGAAAATAAGGTAAAGGGCTATGGATGGAAAGTCATAGGCATGTATAAAGTGCAGGATAACGGCAGACTTTCACAAACAGACTACCGCAAGACAGTTTATGGCGGTGGATATATGGATTATTGGTTTGAGTCAGACGGTCATCTGATAGGTTTCCACCATGGCGATACCGATGGTAAGTTCTATAACAAAACAGAATGGTTTTATGATGCTGTGGCAGGATTCATCATGCGCGGTTCGGCAAGTCAAAGTATGCAAAGCCGCTATATGCAAGTTTTACTCCTCACAAAAACAGAGTCAAATTATTTGCAAATGCACACCATGCAGAAACTGGGCGATGCAACCGATGAGAATGGAAATCTGAAACCATTCTACGGCATGGTGATTTATCAGCGCATGACGGACAACGAACTTGAGGCAACCAAGAAAGCTTATGGTTACGATGCAAACGTAAACTATACGATAGACTCTGAACATAACAATAATAATATAGTCTCGCCGTTATATAATAAAAACAATAGTAATGAAAAAGATATCAATGGTCATTGTGGCTATTTCAGCCATGATTAGTTTAAGCGGATGCTATGAGGATCCTACTTATGTGGATTCTTACTTCCAGCGTCAAAGTGTAATTGAGGAGCTGAGAAATGCAAATTAAAAATTGCATTCAAACAGTCAATTATAATTATATTTTCACACATATATAAACATTAAAAATTACGAATTATGAAAAAAATCAAAACAAGAATCGGGATTCTCGTCATTTTGTTAACAGTATTTACAATGTTTGCAAGCTGTTTAAATGATGACGATGAACCCAAAGACAAGCAGAAGACTGTAACTCTATATGTTTCTGCCACAACAGGAGAACGTACCGGTATGACGGGTACACCACACGAATGTATGTTGATAAAAGAAAAGGGAGAAAAGACTTTGGAGCCATGCGAGTTCAACGGAATTAAAGGCTTTACATACGAGAAAGGATACGAGTACGAACTTTTGGCTACGAAGACCATATATGCCAATCCACCAGCAGATGGATCAAGCTATGACTATACTCTTATAAAAGTGGTGTCAAAAATGGCAAAGGGAAATGAGTAGTAGAGAGTTTTAATTGTATCAAATCAAACAATGAAAAATAAAACATCTATAATGATTGTAGTTTGGGGAATAGCGGTATTATGTACACTATTCTTGAGTTCATGCAAGCGACCAGAGGTCTTAGACAATAGTACTCTTGTAAATAGCGCAAGAAACGTGGCTTTGACCTTTGGTCCTGCGTATGTTCCATTTTTTAAAGAGGCTAACGTATCGGATGTTCAAGTTTTCCAAAAGGAGGATTATGGGGACAGCTTTCCTGAAATTAAAAAACAGATAGGAAGAAAGTACTATACTGTAACTTTTACATATGATAGTACTGCCGTTAAATTTGATTTTGGATTTGCAGCAAGAGTCAGAATATGGAAAGATACAGGGGAACCATTAGATGTTATATTTGGTAATGGTTGGGGAAGAAATTTTCTATTTAAAACCTTTGTAGAGCAAACCAATCACTCACCAAATGACTATGAGAAAGTGGCTTCTGACTCTATTGTTAAAGTACCATTGCAAACTGTACATGAACCAGAGAGTATTTGGAATTCCAATGCTGACAACAAACAAGACAGCCTATCAACGAGAGACTTTCTAACAAATACAGAGAAAGAGAAAATAAAAGAATTGGCTTCACAAGTTCCAGACAGCATAAGAAATCGTTTTGCAAGTTTAGTGGATAAATGGAATTTTGCAATAGACCATAATCCTAAGACGCGATATAGTGCAAGCACATATTCATATGCAAAATTGCCTGAGTTCATTCCTCTCAAATCAATGGGAAAACAAATACTTCCATTAATTATGGAACGAATGATAAACCCTTCCGATTTTTATTTTCTTGTTCTTTATGAAGCTGTTCTGGAAGGAAATGAAACGAATGACGATTCTAAGTTTAGCAAAAGCGAACAAATCAGAGCTATAAGGTGTGTAAAAAAATGGCTGGAAAAACAATAATAGGCAGGTTCTTCTATTATAATTGAATCTACATCATTTCTCCTGTGCCGCAGAATATATAAGATGTAGCAAATGCAATAACCAAACTTGCCTATCGGTGATTTGTTCCTCCGTAGTCGGACAATTAAGATGGAAAGAACATATAAAAAAGCATAAAAAAGTTTCTGATTTTTCCCGTAAGCAAATTAGATTTTATATCTTTGCGCAAAATTAGAAACAATGACAGAACTATTGAGTATATTATATAAGCTGCGGATATTCACTTCGGATGAACTTTCTGAGGCTCTGAAAGACAAGGTGAAGGCGGTGGAGGCGTTGCTTGCTCGGTACAAGCAACAAGGGTGGATTGTAGCTATACGGCGCAATACCTATTGCATGAAGGATATTGCGTCGGGTTTACCTGTTTGCGACAAGTATGAGATAGGAAGCCACTTGTCACCTACAGCTTGCATCAGTTATCATACAGCATTGGAGTTTCATGGATTGGCTCATCAACCCTTCAATGAGGTTTTTGTGAAAAGCATGACTCGCTTCAATCCCTTTTCTTTCGACGATGTGGATTATACCTATTGCCGACAAACAAAGGAAATCGTTGGTATGATGACACCCAAGGGAAACCCTTATGTGCGAGTAACGGATGTGGAGAGTACGTTGTTGGATTGCTTTGACCGCATCGACCGAGCTGGGGGTATTGAGGAATTGCTGCATTGCATGGAGGGTATCGTCTTGCTCAATGAGGAAAGGCTCATCGATTATCTCGCAAGGTACGACAAGGCATTCCTGTACCAGAAGACAGGCTATCTGTTGGAGCGAATCAAGGAACAAGCCAACATCTCAGAATCCCTCTTGGAGCTGTGCCGAGCCAAGGGAACCAAAAGCGTCAAGTGGTTGACTAACAACGAAGAGTCGGATACATTTGTAAATAAATGGCGCATGTATGTGCCGCAAGAACTAACATCAAAGGAAGAATATGAACTCATATAACAAACAAGCTCTTGACATCATCGCCAAGGAGCAAGGCTTTATTCGCGACAACCTCGAAAAGGTGATGCGACTGGTGGAGATACTCAACTATTTCCATGACAGTCCTTTGCTGTCTAAATCTCTTGTGCTGAAAGGTGGCACAGCCATCAATCTCACCGTTTTCCAACTGCCAAGACTCTCGGTAGATATAGACCTTGACTTTACGGTGGATTGCGACCGAGAATCCATGCTCTCCATTCGCCAAGAAGTGAATAACGAGATTCTACGCTATATGGAGTCGGAGGGTTATCATCTTGCACCTGGCTCCAAGACACCGCATACGCTTGACTCATGGGTGTTTCATTATACCAATGCCGCAGGCAACAACGATGGCATCAAGATAGAAATCAACTATTCCGACCGTTGCCATATCCAGCCTGCCATAGAGACTCATGTGTCCATTCCGTTTCTGAGCGATGTGAAGGTACGTTCTCTTTCACCTGTCGAATTGTTTGCCACCAAGATAAACGCCTTGATAGGTAGAAGTGCTGCACGTGACATTTATGATGTCTATAACATGGTGAAGCATCAACTATTCGTGAGCGATGAAGAGAAAACGTTGCTGAGAAAAGCGACCGTCTTTTATCTGACTGTTGGCTCAAGCAGAAAAGACAACGCTACGCCTACGGAATATACTGACTTTCCGCAGATAGACAAGATCCGTTTTCCGCAGATTCGTTCGCAACTCTTGCCTGTGCTTAGGCGCAGTGAGCATTTTGACTTTGAAAAAGCCAAGACAGAAGTGAAAGACTTTCTCTCAAAGCTATTGGTTCTGACAGAATCAGAGAAAGAATACGTGCGGGAATTCAATGACAAGAAGTATATTCCAGAATTGCTGTTCGAGGATAAAGAGATGGTCAATAGAATCAAATTTCATCCTATGGCTTTGTGGAAGACAAGGAGTCGTTGAATGTTTTTTCTGTAAATTTTGAAAAAAGTTGTTGTTTTGCTTAGTTTTTTGATTCCCTCAACTGTATATACAGTATATGGACTATAAAACAGAGAATAGGCTATGAGTAAATATCTGATAAGTTTGATTTTGCTTTCGGTGATAAGTATGGGCGTTTCTGCCCAACGCATTACCCGACAATATAATAATGTGTCATTCTCTGCGGCATTGAAGGATTTGAATGCTCGACAGGATAAGTATGTCATCAACTTTGTGTATGACGAGTTGGAGGATTTCAGAGTAACCAAGAGCATCAGAAACCAGAGTGTTCCCGATGCCATCATGCAGCTGATAGGCTTTTACCCCATCAAGATGACGCAGATGGATAACATCATTGTAGTGGAATGCACTCAGAAGGCTTCCGCCAAGATGATTGGTCGTATCGTGGATAAGCATTCTCGCCCAGTCGATTTCGCCAATGTCGCTTTGCTCAATGTTAGTGATTCCTGTTTAATCACGGGTGGTGTAACAAATGAGAATGGTCAGTTCGTAATTCCTTGCGAGGCGAGAAAGGCTATCGTGAAGGTGAGTTGCGTGGGCTACAAAACTTATTGTAATGCATATCGTACCGGTGAAGTTGGTGCCATAACCTTGGAGGATGCTACAATTAATCTGCAAAAAATTGTGATTAAAGGGCATCGTAAATACATATCAAGAGAAAACGGTAAACTTACGCTTGACGTTCAAAATTCCAATTTGAAAAATATTGGCAAGGCAACAGATGTTATCAAATATATTCCTGGGATGCTCTATACAAATGGAAAGTATGAGGTGTTTGGTAAGGGTGAGCCTGTCATCTATATAGATGGAAGAAAGCAGACTAATACTTCAGGGTTGTCACTCCTTTCTTCTACCAACGTGAAGTCTGTACAGCTCATAACAAACCCTGGGGCAGAATACGATGCAGAAACAAGGAGTGTCATAAACATCACTACCGTACACCATTCCTTGGATGGACTTTCTGGTATTGTGGGTGCGGAAATCTCCAAACATAAGAGTTTGTCTAACAACGAGGAGGTCAACTTCAACATCCACAAAGGAGCTTTGGATGTATTCCTCGCATATCAATATGACAATACGAGAAGTGACATCAGATATGATGTTAACCAGTTCAATTACGAGCAAGATACATTTCATGAGATTTCTGCTTCTGAATATTCCGACCGCTCTCGCTCTCATGACTATAATGTTGGTATGAATTATGCCATAAACAAGAATCACACTATCGGCGGAAGATATTTGGGAAGCATCTCCAACTACAAGATGCTCGACTCTCCTTTTGACTATATGCAGACGTACAAGAATGATGAACTGCTGACATCTACAGACAACAAGACTGATGAATCTGAAAAGGAAAGGTTTCACAATGTCAATCTGTATTATATCGGCAAACTAACAGATAACCTACAACTCAACTTGGATGCCGACTATGTTTATGCTCAACTGAAACATAAGCAACAAGTGAGCGAGACAAGTAGAATAGATGCTGTCTCAGAAATCACGCATATGCAAAACGACCAGCGAAATCGTGCGACTGCACTCAAAGGGGTGTTTGCCTGGAACATGAATAAGAATAATAGGCTTGATTTCGGAACGGATTTCAGTAAAATCAGTTCATGGGGTATGTCTGTAAACGAAGAAGGGAAGATAGCCGATGACCAATTCAAGAATA
This is a stretch of genomic DNA from Segatella hominis. It encodes these proteins:
- a CDS encoding N-acetylmuramoyl-L-alanine amidase gives rise to the protein MRKIKEIIIHCSATKEGRDYTVADIDRWHRDRGFFCIGYHFVIYRDGSIHVGRSVEEVGAHCRGHNLVSIGICYIGGLSKNGKPKDTRTPQQKAAMKSLIEQLKEEYPGATIHGHNEFASKACPCFDVKEEFG
- a CDS encoding DUF4377 domain-containing protein: MFASCLNDDDEPKDKQKTVTLYVSATTGERTGMTGTPHECMLIKEKGEKTLEPCEFNGIKGFTYEKGYEYELLATKTIYANPPADGSSYDYTLIKVVSKMAKGNE
- a CDS encoding type IV toxin-antitoxin system AbiEi family antitoxin domain-containing protein, with product MTELLSILYKLRIFTSDELSEALKDKVKAVEALLARYKQQGWIVAIRRNTYCMKDIASGLPVCDKYEIGSHLSPTACISYHTALEFHGLAHQPFNEVFVKSMTRFNPFSFDDVDYTYCRQTKEIVGMMTPKGNPYVRVTDVESTLLDCFDRIDRAGGIEELLHCMEGIVLLNEERLIDYLARYDKAFLYQKTGYLLERIKEQANISESLLELCRAKGTKSVKWLTNNEESDTFVNKWRMYVPQELTSKEEYELI
- a CDS encoding nucleotidyl transferase AbiEii/AbiGii toxin family protein, translating into MNSYNKQALDIIAKEQGFIRDNLEKVMRLVEILNYFHDSPLLSKSLVLKGGTAINLTVFQLPRLSVDIDLDFTVDCDRESMLSIRQEVNNEILRYMESEGYHLAPGSKTPHTLDSWVFHYTNAAGNNDGIKIEINYSDRCHIQPAIETHVSIPFLSDVKVRSLSPVELFATKINALIGRSAARDIYDVYNMVKHQLFVSDEEKTLLRKATVFYLTVGSSRKDNATPTEYTDFPQIDKIRFPQIRSQLLPVLRRSEHFDFEKAKTEVKDFLSKLLVLTESEKEYVREFNDKKYIPELLFEDKEMVNRIKFHPMALWKTRSR
- a CDS encoding outer membrane beta-barrel protein; amino-acid sequence: MSKYLISLILLSVISMGVSAQRITRQYNNVSFSAALKDLNARQDKYVINFVYDELEDFRVTKSIRNQSVPDAIMQLIGFYPIKMTQMDNIIVVECTQKASAKMIGRIVDKHSRPVDFANVALLNVSDSCLITGGVTNENGQFVIPCEARKAIVKVSCVGYKTYCNAYRTGEVGAITLEDATINLQKIVIKGHRKYISRENGKLTLDVQNSNLKNIGKATDVIKYIPGMLYTNGKYEVFGKGEPVIYIDGRKQTNTSGLSLLSSTNVKSVQLITNPGAEYDAETRSVINITTVHHSLDGLSGIVGAEISKHKSLSNNEEVNFNIHKGALDVFLAYQYDNTRSDIRYDVNQFNYEQDTFHEISASEYSDRSRSHDYNVGMNYAINKNHTIGGRYLGSISNYKMLDSPFDYMQTYKNDELLTSTDNKTDESEKERFHNVNLYYIGKLTDNLQLNLDADYVYAQLKHKQQVSETSRIDAVSEITHMQNDQRNRATALKGVFAWNMNKNNRLDFGTDFSKISSWGMSVNEEGKIADDQFKNKETKYAGFATFSLSASKWKGSIGLRYEYIHAINTDQGEVKNKTNYSDLLPSLSLSTMFGRVGMNLDFSSRVNRPSFRQLNNSVSYNNQYHYEQGNIYLKPQYVYDTELSVNYSIFDFKLDYQYIKDYIHPTVVAVSGKPGTVTWMSTNAKDFQQLGAQCVVSPVFGCWRPTLTMGVYKPYFTLSYNGEQLDYNHPYGLFAFQNVVALRNDWLFRCDFFWNIKGHHGIYEQNGYSSFNMMVQKQLLKKKLTITLKAEDLFDSSKLNDVKRVNFVVQNRKVNNFNRCIIASISYNFNSFKDKYNGSGSAEDEINRF